In Humulus lupulus chromosome 6, drHumLupu1.1, whole genome shotgun sequence, a single genomic region encodes these proteins:
- the LOC133782884 gene encoding uncharacterized protein LOC133782884 isoform X2, giving the protein MAPTKLTKYELQRLENIRRKEELMAGLKLQSMVIQLSASSKRERIGAKANKVKPQKKPKNETPVPVRRSLRTRGMPADSKSLDSDLFDSAVRSPNSQSTVPSKPSAPKIGPLTMREALLHEGSGRALIETILSTGIKSEPGECLGTEFGGDRVCKEETILNTGIKSERGESLGKEFGGDRVCKEEDYWVDMNLNPDNIARVVQGRIMAVKFFPCSSSRIVVAGSKGGDVGFWNLDHANGIEEEDDGVYTYHTHSGPVSGISIHQHTLSKVFTSCYDGYIRLMDAEKEMFDLVYSADDNEAIFSLSQRSDDAKCVYFGEGYGNLSMWDERTGSCATQWSLHNDRINSIDFNLENPNFMATSCSDGTACIWDLRSIDAYKPKTLKTVGHKRAVYSAYFSPSGKCLATTSLDNTISILDGANFEAVSWIPHNNQTGRWISQFKAIWGWGDSYIFIGNMKRGVDVISPSQGKTIVTLQSEHISAIPCRFDAHPYKVGMLAGATGGGQVYVWTRQ; this is encoded by the exons ATGGCGCCCACAAAGCTTACAAAGTACGAGCTTCAGAGGCTCGAGAATATCCGTCGGAAGGAAGAACTGATGGCCGGGCTCAAGCTTCAATCCATGGTTATTCAACTCTCTGCCTCGTCAAAGCGTGAAAg GATTGGAGCCAAAGCGAACAAAGTCAAACCACAGAAGAAACCTAAGAATGAGACTCCCGTCCCTGTGCGACGGTCTTTACGAACGAGAGGAATGCCAGCTGATTCCAAAAGCCTCGATAGCGATCTCTTTGACTCTGCAGTGAGAAGCCCTAACTCTCAGTCCACCGTACCGTCGAAGCCGTCGGCTCCCAAGATTGGTCCTCTAACTATGAGAGAAGCGCTGCTTCATGAGGGGTCTGGTCGAGCTCTAATAGAGACCATTTTGAGTACTGGGATAAAATCTGAACCGGGTGAGTGTTTAGGAACAGAGTTTGGTGGAGATAGGGTTTGTAAAGAGGAGACCATTTTGAATACTGGGATAAAATCTGAACGGGGTGAGTCTTTAGGAAAAGAATTTGGTGGAGATAGGGTTTGTAAAGAGGAGGATTATTGGGTTGATATGAATTTGAATCCGGACAACATAGCTCGGGTTGTGCAGGGTAGAATAATGGCTGTGAAGTTTTTTCCTTGTAGTAGCTCTAGGATTGTTGTGGCTGGGAGCAAAGGTGGTGATGTTGGGTTTTGGAATCTTGATCATGCGAATGGGATTGAAGAAGAAGACGACGGGGTTTATACGTATCATACTCACTCGGGccctgtttctgggatttcgatTCACCAACATACCTTGTCAAAG GTGTTTACTAGTTGTTATGACGGATATATTCGGTTGATGGATGCTGAAAAGGAGATGTTTGATTTAGTATATTCTGCTGATGACAATGAAGCTATATTCTCGCTATCTCAACGATCAGATGATGCCAAGTGTGTATATTTTGGCGAGGGGTACGGAAATTTGAGTATGTGGGATGAAAGGACTGGAAGCTGTGCAACTCAATGGAGTTTGCATAATGATAGAATTAACTCCATTGATTTTAATTTAGAAAATCCGAACTTTATGGCAACTAGTTGCTCGGATGGAACTGCTTGCATTTGGGATTTGAGAAGTATTGATGCTTATAAGCCTAAGACTTTAAAGACAGTTGGACACAAAAGAGCTGTATATTCAGCTTATTTTTCACCCTCTGGAAAGTGCCTGGCGACTACAAG TTTGGACAACACCATTAGTATACTTGATGGAGCTAACTTTGAGGCGGTCTCATGGATTCCACATAATAATCAGACAGGAAGATGGATTTCTCAATTCAA GGCTATATGGGGTTGGGGCGATTCATATATTTTCATTGGTAATATGAAGAGAGGAGTGGATGTCATCTCACCTTCTCAAGGAAAAACTATTGTGACATTGCAGAGTGAACACATATCAGCGATTCCATGCAGATTTGATGCACACCCTTACAAAGTCGGAATGCTAGCAGGAGCCACAGGTGGAGGCCAGGTTTATGTGTGGACTAGACAATGA
- the LOC133784370 gene encoding ATPase 8, plasma membrane-type isoform X1: MADISLEDVKNESVDLERVPIEEVFEQLKCTREGLTSEDGERRLQIFGPNKLEEKKESKLLKFLGFMWNPLSWVMESAAIMAIVLANGGGKPPDWQDFVGIVVLLIINSTISFIEENNAGNAAAALMAGLAPKTKVLRDGKWSEQEAAILVPGDVISIKLGDIVPADARLLEGDPLKIDQSALTGESLPVTKHPGSEVYSGSTCKQGEIEAVVIATGVHTFFGKAAHLVDSTNQVGHFQKVLTAIGNFCICSIAIGMLIEIIVMYPIQHRAYRDGIDNLLVLLIGGIPIAMPTVLSVTMAIGSHRLSQQGAITKRMTAIEEMAGMDVLCSDKTGTLTLNKLTVDKSLIEVFNKDIDKDTVVLLSARASRVENQDAIDASIVGMLGDPKEARAGITEVHFLPFNPVDKRTAILYIDNNGNWHRCSKGAPEQIIDLCDLKGQVRENALAIIDKYAERGLRSLAVARQTVPEKTKESAGGPWEFVGLMPLFDPPRHDSAETIRRALELGVNVKMITGDQLAIGKETGRRLGMGTNMYPSSSLLGQNKDESTAGIAVDELIEKADGFAGVFPEHKYEIVKRLQERKHICGMTGDGVNDAPALKKADIGIAVADATDAARSASDIVLTEPGLSVIISAVLTSRAIFQRMKNYTIYAVSITIRIVLGFLLVALIWEFDFSPFMVLIIAILNDGTIMTISKDRVKPSPLPDSWKLKEIFATGVVLGTYMAVMTVVFFWLAHETEFFSVCNIKLVQSFHQQYFDVKPLKSLAELNSALYLQVSIISQALIFVTRSRSWSFVERPGFLLLGAFIAAQLVATLIAVYANWGFARIQGIGWGWAGAIWVFSIVTYFPLDVLKFIIRYALSGKAWNTLLQNKTAFTTKKDYGRGEREAQWALAQRTIHGLQPPGALFNNDNHELSEIAEQAKRRAEVARLRELHTLKGHVESVVKLKGLDIDTIQQHYTV; encoded by the exons ATGGCCGATATCTCTTTAGAAGATGTTAAGAATGAGAGCGTCGATCTT GAGAGAGTTCCTATTGAGGAAGTGTTTGAGCAGCTGAAATGTACAAGAGAAGGTTTGACTTCTGAGGATGGAGAGAGGAGGCTCCAAATATTTGGCCCAAACAAGCTGGAGGAGAAAAAAGAGAGCAAGTTGCTCAAGTTCTTGGGTTTTATGTGGAATCCTCTCTCATGGGTCATGGAGTCTGCTGCTATCATGGCCATTGTTTTGGCCAATGGAGGG GGCAAGCCACCAGATTGGCAAGATTTTGTTGGTATTGTTGTTTTGCTTATCATCAACTCAACTATCAGTTTCATCGAGGAAAACAACGCAGGCAACGCTGCAGCCGCTCTCATGGCTGGTCTCGCCCCCAAGACAAAG gtTTTGAGGGATGGAAAGTGGAGTGAGCAAGAGGCTGCAATTTTGGTACCAGGAGATGTGATCAGTATCAAGTTGGGAGACATTGTCCCTGCTGATGCTCGTCTCTTGGAAGGCGATCCCTTAAAGATTGATCAGTCTGCGCTTACTGGTGAGTCTCTGCCTGTTACCAAGCATCCTGGCAGTGAGGTCTACTCTGGCTCCACCTGCAAGCAGGGTGAGATTGAGGCTGTTGTTATTGCTACTGGTGTGCACACTTTCTTTGGAAAGGCTGCTCATTTAGTGGACAGTACCAATCAAGTTGGTCACTTTCAAAAG GTTTTGACAGCCATTGGTAACTTTTGTATCTGCTCAATCGCTATAGGAATGCTGATTGAGATCATTGTGATGTACCCAATTCAACACAGGGCATACAGAGATGGTATTGACAATCTCTTGGTTCTCCTCATTGGAGGTATCCCAATTGCCATGCCAACAGTCTTGTCTGTAACCATGGCTATTGGATCCCACCGTCTTTCCCAGCAAGGCGCCATCACCAAGAGGATGACAGCCATTGAAGAGATGGCAGGAATGGATGTTCTTTGCAGTGACAAAACGGGAACTCTTACTCTCAACAAACTTACAGTAGATAAGTCCTTGATTGAG GTCTTCAACAAGGACATAGATAAGGACACTGTCGTCTTGCTTTCTGCTAGGGCCTCCAGGGTTGAAAACCAAGATGCCATTGATGCTTCAATCGTTGGGATGTTAGGCGACCCTAAAGAG GCAAGAGCTGGAATCACTGAGGTACATTTCCTGCCTTTCAATCCTGTGGATAAGCGCACAGCAATTCTTTACATTGACAACAATGGCAACTGGCACAGATGCAGCAAGGGTGCTCCTGAGCAA ATTATTGATCTTTGCGATCTCAAGGGACAAGTGAGGGAAAATGCGCTTGCTATCATTGACAAGTATGCTGAACGCGGTCTTCGCTCCTTGGCAGTTGCTCGACAG ACTGTTCCAGAGAAGACTAAGGAGAGTGCTGGAGGTCCATGGGAGTTTGTAGGTCTCATGCCTCTCTTTGACCCTCCAAGGCATGACAGTGCTGAGACTATTCGCCGAGCTCTTGAGCTTGGTGTCAATGTGAAGATGATCACTGGTGACCAACTTGCCATTGGAAAAGAGACCGGCCGTAGGCTTGGCATGGGAACCAATATGTATCCCTCGTCTTCTCTCCTTGGCCAGAACAAAGATGAATCCACTGCTGGCATTGCTGTTGATGAGCTCATTGAGAAGGCTGATGGTTTTGCTGGAGTCTTCCCTG AACACAAGTATGAAATTGTTAAGAGGCTACAAGAGAGGAAACATATCTGTGGTATGACTGGAGATGGTGTCAATGATGCTCCAGCACTAAAGAAGGCAGACATTGGTATTGCAGTTGCTGATGCAACTGATGCAGCAAGAAGTGCATCTGACATTGTTTTGACAGAACCAGGACTAAGTGTCATCATCAGCGCCGTGTTGACAAGCCGAGCCATCTTCCAAAGGATGAAGAACTACACAATTTACGCCGTATCCATCACAATCCGTATTGTGTTGGGATTCTTGTTGGTTGCTCTCATTTGGGAATTTGACTTCTCACCTTTCATGGTTTTGATCATTGCCATCTTGAATGATGGGACAATCATGACCATTTCCAAGGACAGGGTGAAGCCATCTCCTTTGCCCGACTCATGGAAACTAAAGGAGATTTTCGCTACTGGTGTTGTTCTTGGAACCTACATGGCTGTCATGACTGTGGTCTTCTTCTGGCTTGCCCATGAAACAGAATTTTTCTCTGTATGTAATATCAAACTAGTTCAAAGCTTTCACCAACAAT ATTTCGATGTGAAGCCTCTTAAGAGCTTGGCTGAGCTTAACTCAGCTCTCTACCTTCAAGTGAGCATTATTAGTCAAGCACTCATCTTTGTGACCCGTTCAAGGAGCTGGTCCTTTGTTGAACGCCCTGGTTTCTTGCTTCTTGGTGCCTTTATTGCAGCACAGCTG GTGGCCACTTTAATTGCTGTGTATGCAAACTGGGGTTTTGCTAGAATCCAAGGCATTGGCTGGGGATGGGCTGGTGCGATCTGGGTTTTCAGCATAGTCACTTACTTCCCTCTTGATGTTCTCAAGTTCATAATCCGATATGCATTGAGTGGCAAGGCCTGGAATACCTTGCTTCAAAACAAG ACCGCTTTCACAACAAAGAAGGATTATGGAAGAGGTGAAAGAGAGGCGCAGTGGGCCTTGGCTCAACGAACAATTCATGGTCTTCAGCCTCCAGGAGCTCTTTTCAACAACGATAACCATGAACTGTCTGAGATAGCCGAGCAAGCCAAAAGGCGTGCTGAAGTTGCTAG GCTGAGGGAGCTCCACACGTTGAAGGGTCACGTTGAATCTGTAGTGAAGCTTAAGGGGCTTGACATTGATACTATTCAGCAACACTACACTGTGTAG
- the LOC133784370 gene encoding ATPase 8, plasma membrane-type isoform X2 encodes MADISLEDVKNESVDLERVPIEEVFEQLKCTREGLTSEDGERRLQIFGPNKLEEKKESKLLKFLGFMWNPLSWVMESAAIMAIVLANGGGKPPDWQDFVGIVVLLIINSTISFIEENNAGNAAAALMAGLAPKTKVLRDGKWSEQEAAILVPGDVISIKLGDIVPADARLLEGDPLKIDQSALTGESLPVTKHPGSEVYSGSTCKQGEIEAVVIATGVHTFFGKAAHLVDSTNQVGHFQKVLTAIGNFCICSIAIGMLIEIIVMYPIQHRAYRDGIDNLLVLLIGGIPIAMPTVLSVTMAIGSHRLSQQGAITKRMTAIEEMAGMDVLCSDKTGTLTLNKLTVDKSLIEVFNKDIDKDTVVLLSARASRVENQDAIDASIVGMLGDPKEARAGITEVHFLPFNPVDKRTAILYIDNNGNWHRCSKGAPEQIIDLCDLKGQVRENALAIIDKYAERGLRSLAVARQTVPEKTKESAGGPWEFVGLMPLFDPPRHDSAETIRRALELGVNVKMITGDQLAIGKETGRRLGMGTNMYPSSSLLGQNKDESTAGIAVDELIEKADGFAGVFPEHKYEIVKRLQERKHICGMTGDGVNDAPALKKADIGIAVADATDAARSASDIVLTEPGLSVIISAVLTSRAIFQRMKNYTIYAVSITIRIVLGFLLVALIWEFDFSPFMVLIIAILNDGTIMTISKDRVKPSPLPDSWKLKEIFATGVVLGTYMAVMTVVFFWLAHETEFFSENFDVKPLKSLAELNSALYLQVSIISQALIFVTRSRSWSFVERPGFLLLGAFIAAQLVATLIAVYANWGFARIQGIGWGWAGAIWVFSIVTYFPLDVLKFIIRYALSGKAWNTLLQNKTAFTTKKDYGRGEREAQWALAQRTIHGLQPPGALFNNDNHELSEIAEQAKRRAEVARLRELHTLKGHVESVVKLKGLDIDTIQQHYTV; translated from the exons ATGGCCGATATCTCTTTAGAAGATGTTAAGAATGAGAGCGTCGATCTT GAGAGAGTTCCTATTGAGGAAGTGTTTGAGCAGCTGAAATGTACAAGAGAAGGTTTGACTTCTGAGGATGGAGAGAGGAGGCTCCAAATATTTGGCCCAAACAAGCTGGAGGAGAAAAAAGAGAGCAAGTTGCTCAAGTTCTTGGGTTTTATGTGGAATCCTCTCTCATGGGTCATGGAGTCTGCTGCTATCATGGCCATTGTTTTGGCCAATGGAGGG GGCAAGCCACCAGATTGGCAAGATTTTGTTGGTATTGTTGTTTTGCTTATCATCAACTCAACTATCAGTTTCATCGAGGAAAACAACGCAGGCAACGCTGCAGCCGCTCTCATGGCTGGTCTCGCCCCCAAGACAAAG gtTTTGAGGGATGGAAAGTGGAGTGAGCAAGAGGCTGCAATTTTGGTACCAGGAGATGTGATCAGTATCAAGTTGGGAGACATTGTCCCTGCTGATGCTCGTCTCTTGGAAGGCGATCCCTTAAAGATTGATCAGTCTGCGCTTACTGGTGAGTCTCTGCCTGTTACCAAGCATCCTGGCAGTGAGGTCTACTCTGGCTCCACCTGCAAGCAGGGTGAGATTGAGGCTGTTGTTATTGCTACTGGTGTGCACACTTTCTTTGGAAAGGCTGCTCATTTAGTGGACAGTACCAATCAAGTTGGTCACTTTCAAAAG GTTTTGACAGCCATTGGTAACTTTTGTATCTGCTCAATCGCTATAGGAATGCTGATTGAGATCATTGTGATGTACCCAATTCAACACAGGGCATACAGAGATGGTATTGACAATCTCTTGGTTCTCCTCATTGGAGGTATCCCAATTGCCATGCCAACAGTCTTGTCTGTAACCATGGCTATTGGATCCCACCGTCTTTCCCAGCAAGGCGCCATCACCAAGAGGATGACAGCCATTGAAGAGATGGCAGGAATGGATGTTCTTTGCAGTGACAAAACGGGAACTCTTACTCTCAACAAACTTACAGTAGATAAGTCCTTGATTGAG GTCTTCAACAAGGACATAGATAAGGACACTGTCGTCTTGCTTTCTGCTAGGGCCTCCAGGGTTGAAAACCAAGATGCCATTGATGCTTCAATCGTTGGGATGTTAGGCGACCCTAAAGAG GCAAGAGCTGGAATCACTGAGGTACATTTCCTGCCTTTCAATCCTGTGGATAAGCGCACAGCAATTCTTTACATTGACAACAATGGCAACTGGCACAGATGCAGCAAGGGTGCTCCTGAGCAA ATTATTGATCTTTGCGATCTCAAGGGACAAGTGAGGGAAAATGCGCTTGCTATCATTGACAAGTATGCTGAACGCGGTCTTCGCTCCTTGGCAGTTGCTCGACAG ACTGTTCCAGAGAAGACTAAGGAGAGTGCTGGAGGTCCATGGGAGTTTGTAGGTCTCATGCCTCTCTTTGACCCTCCAAGGCATGACAGTGCTGAGACTATTCGCCGAGCTCTTGAGCTTGGTGTCAATGTGAAGATGATCACTGGTGACCAACTTGCCATTGGAAAAGAGACCGGCCGTAGGCTTGGCATGGGAACCAATATGTATCCCTCGTCTTCTCTCCTTGGCCAGAACAAAGATGAATCCACTGCTGGCATTGCTGTTGATGAGCTCATTGAGAAGGCTGATGGTTTTGCTGGAGTCTTCCCTG AACACAAGTATGAAATTGTTAAGAGGCTACAAGAGAGGAAACATATCTGTGGTATGACTGGAGATGGTGTCAATGATGCTCCAGCACTAAAGAAGGCAGACATTGGTATTGCAGTTGCTGATGCAACTGATGCAGCAAGAAGTGCATCTGACATTGTTTTGACAGAACCAGGACTAAGTGTCATCATCAGCGCCGTGTTGACAAGCCGAGCCATCTTCCAAAGGATGAAGAACTACACAATTTACGCCGTATCCATCACAATCCGTATTGTGTTGGGATTCTTGTTGGTTGCTCTCATTTGGGAATTTGACTTCTCACCTTTCATGGTTTTGATCATTGCCATCTTGAATGATGGGACAATCATGACCATTTCCAAGGACAGGGTGAAGCCATCTCCTTTGCCCGACTCATGGAAACTAAAGGAGATTTTCGCTACTGGTGTTGTTCTTGGAACCTACATGGCTGTCATGACTGTGGTCTTCTTCTGGCTTGCCCATGAAACAGAATTTTTCTCT GAAAATTTCGATGTGAAGCCTCTTAAGAGCTTGGCTGAGCTTAACTCAGCTCTCTACCTTCAAGTGAGCATTATTAGTCAAGCACTCATCTTTGTGACCCGTTCAAGGAGCTGGTCCTTTGTTGAACGCCCTGGTTTCTTGCTTCTTGGTGCCTTTATTGCAGCACAGCTG GTGGCCACTTTAATTGCTGTGTATGCAAACTGGGGTTTTGCTAGAATCCAAGGCATTGGCTGGGGATGGGCTGGTGCGATCTGGGTTTTCAGCATAGTCACTTACTTCCCTCTTGATGTTCTCAAGTTCATAATCCGATATGCATTGAGTGGCAAGGCCTGGAATACCTTGCTTCAAAACAAG ACCGCTTTCACAACAAAGAAGGATTATGGAAGAGGTGAAAGAGAGGCGCAGTGGGCCTTGGCTCAACGAACAATTCATGGTCTTCAGCCTCCAGGAGCTCTTTTCAACAACGATAACCATGAACTGTCTGAGATAGCCGAGCAAGCCAAAAGGCGTGCTGAAGTTGCTAG GCTGAGGGAGCTCCACACGTTGAAGGGTCACGTTGAATCTGTAGTGAAGCTTAAGGGGCTTGACATTGATACTATTCAGCAACACTACACTGTGTAG
- the LOC133782884 gene encoding uncharacterized protein LOC133782884 isoform X1, with the protein MAPTKLTKYELQRLENIRRKEELMAGLKLQSMVIQLSASSKRERISHFNGRIGAKANKVKPQKKPKNETPVPVRRSLRTRGMPADSKSLDSDLFDSAVRSPNSQSTVPSKPSAPKIGPLTMREALLHEGSGRALIETILSTGIKSEPGECLGTEFGGDRVCKEETILNTGIKSERGESLGKEFGGDRVCKEEDYWVDMNLNPDNIARVVQGRIMAVKFFPCSSSRIVVAGSKGGDVGFWNLDHANGIEEEDDGVYTYHTHSGPVSGISIHQHTLSKVFTSCYDGYIRLMDAEKEMFDLVYSADDNEAIFSLSQRSDDAKCVYFGEGYGNLSMWDERTGSCATQWSLHNDRINSIDFNLENPNFMATSCSDGTACIWDLRSIDAYKPKTLKTVGHKRAVYSAYFSPSGKCLATTSLDNTISILDGANFEAVSWIPHNNQTGRWISQFKAIWGWGDSYIFIGNMKRGVDVISPSQGKTIVTLQSEHISAIPCRFDAHPYKVGMLAGATGGGQVYVWTRQ; encoded by the exons ATGGCGCCCACAAAGCTTACAAAGTACGAGCTTCAGAGGCTCGAGAATATCCGTCGGAAGGAAGAACTGATGGCCGGGCTCAAGCTTCAATCCATGGTTATTCAACTCTCTGCCTCGTCAAAGCGTGAAAg GATTTCTCATTTTAATGGCAGGATTGGAGCCAAAGCGAACAAAGTCAAACCACAGAAGAAACCTAAGAATGAGACTCCCGTCCCTGTGCGACGGTCTTTACGAACGAGAGGAATGCCAGCTGATTCCAAAAGCCTCGATAGCGATCTCTTTGACTCTGCAGTGAGAAGCCCTAACTCTCAGTCCACCGTACCGTCGAAGCCGTCGGCTCCCAAGATTGGTCCTCTAACTATGAGAGAAGCGCTGCTTCATGAGGGGTCTGGTCGAGCTCTAATAGAGACCATTTTGAGTACTGGGATAAAATCTGAACCGGGTGAGTGTTTAGGAACAGAGTTTGGTGGAGATAGGGTTTGTAAAGAGGAGACCATTTTGAATACTGGGATAAAATCTGAACGGGGTGAGTCTTTAGGAAAAGAATTTGGTGGAGATAGGGTTTGTAAAGAGGAGGATTATTGGGTTGATATGAATTTGAATCCGGACAACATAGCTCGGGTTGTGCAGGGTAGAATAATGGCTGTGAAGTTTTTTCCTTGTAGTAGCTCTAGGATTGTTGTGGCTGGGAGCAAAGGTGGTGATGTTGGGTTTTGGAATCTTGATCATGCGAATGGGATTGAAGAAGAAGACGACGGGGTTTATACGTATCATACTCACTCGGGccctgtttctgggatttcgatTCACCAACATACCTTGTCAAAG GTGTTTACTAGTTGTTATGACGGATATATTCGGTTGATGGATGCTGAAAAGGAGATGTTTGATTTAGTATATTCTGCTGATGACAATGAAGCTATATTCTCGCTATCTCAACGATCAGATGATGCCAAGTGTGTATATTTTGGCGAGGGGTACGGAAATTTGAGTATGTGGGATGAAAGGACTGGAAGCTGTGCAACTCAATGGAGTTTGCATAATGATAGAATTAACTCCATTGATTTTAATTTAGAAAATCCGAACTTTATGGCAACTAGTTGCTCGGATGGAACTGCTTGCATTTGGGATTTGAGAAGTATTGATGCTTATAAGCCTAAGACTTTAAAGACAGTTGGACACAAAAGAGCTGTATATTCAGCTTATTTTTCACCCTCTGGAAAGTGCCTGGCGACTACAAG TTTGGACAACACCATTAGTATACTTGATGGAGCTAACTTTGAGGCGGTCTCATGGATTCCACATAATAATCAGACAGGAAGATGGATTTCTCAATTCAA GGCTATATGGGGTTGGGGCGATTCATATATTTTCATTGGTAATATGAAGAGAGGAGTGGATGTCATCTCACCTTCTCAAGGAAAAACTATTGTGACATTGCAGAGTGAACACATATCAGCGATTCCATGCAGATTTGATGCACACCCTTACAAAGTCGGAATGCTAGCAGGAGCCACAGGTGGAGGCCAGGTTTATGTGTGGACTAGACAATGA